A part of Polyangiaceae bacterium genomic DNA contains:
- a CDS encoding DUF1501 domain-containing protein, with protein sequence MQRRSFLQAAAAAGLALTAPSIVSRASAGEPFAGPFWILVHAGGGWDPTLMFDPVISADHTRSYTQLGKLGNIPFAPTTTELTELGWDNTENLNWILSNEAFLTKYGSKLTVFNGVDTKTNNHDSGTRSIWSGKTQEGYPSLGALVAANKAPGAPMAFLSSGGYDATEGLIGLTRVSSVDALTRIARPNQVDVNDPESSLYHTPETWGRIAQYQADRAQRLRSSANLLRKQQAISALELARAGDGELSKLQLPDSLVDIPSNDLNDLERFMQQGQIAIHAFKSGLGVSASLGLGGYDTHANNDQSQRRQQAKLLGGIDYLVSYAAQQGLADKIMVLVGSDFGRSPYNDRDGKDHHPISSFFCMGPGIAGDRVIGATTAERLPQAVDPSSLQTVSSGGTVVTPAHIQRALRRLAGVAESDISAQFPLEGTDLPLFG encoded by the coding sequence CGCAGGGCTCGCCCTTACCGCTCCCTCCATCGTCTCACGCGCTTCCGCGGGGGAACCGTTCGCGGGACCTTTCTGGATCCTCGTGCACGCCGGCGGCGGCTGGGATCCGACCTTGATGTTCGATCCCGTCATCAGCGCCGACCACACGCGGTCGTACACACAGCTCGGCAAGCTGGGGAACATCCCCTTCGCTCCCACCACGACGGAGCTGACCGAGCTGGGGTGGGATAACACCGAGAACCTCAACTGGATCCTGTCCAACGAAGCGTTCCTCACCAAGTACGGGAGCAAGCTCACCGTCTTCAACGGTGTGGACACCAAGACAAACAACCACGACAGCGGCACACGCAGCATCTGGAGCGGTAAGACTCAGGAAGGATATCCGTCCCTTGGAGCCTTGGTCGCCGCGAACAAGGCACCTGGCGCGCCGATGGCGTTCTTGAGCAGCGGCGGATACGACGCGACGGAGGGTCTGATCGGGCTGACTCGAGTGTCGAGTGTGGATGCGTTGACCCGCATCGCTCGGCCCAATCAGGTGGACGTCAACGACCCCGAGTCATCGCTGTACCACACCCCTGAAACCTGGGGACGCATCGCACAATATCAGGCAGATCGAGCCCAGCGCCTTCGCAGCTCGGCCAACCTGTTGCGCAAGCAGCAGGCGATCTCCGCGCTCGAGCTGGCGCGAGCCGGCGACGGAGAGTTGTCAAAGCTCCAGCTGCCGGACTCACTGGTGGATATCCCTTCGAACGATCTGAACGACCTCGAGCGCTTCATGCAGCAGGGACAGATCGCGATCCATGCCTTCAAGAGCGGGCTCGGCGTCAGCGCGTCGCTCGGTCTCGGCGGCTATGACACCCACGCGAACAACGACCAAAGCCAGCGTCGCCAACAGGCCAAGCTGCTCGGCGGGATTGACTATCTGGTCAGCTACGCGGCTCAGCAGGGCTTGGCGGACAAGATCATGGTGCTGGTCGGGTCCGACTTTGGCCGCAGCCCGTACAACGACCGCGATGGAAAAGATCACCACCCCATCTCGAGCTTCTTCTGTATGGGCCCTGGCATCGCCGGCGACCGAGTGATCGGTGCGACCACTGCGGAGCGCCTCCCCCAGGCGGTCGACCCAAGCTCGCTTCAGACGGTCTCGAGCGGCGGCACGGTGGTGACTCCCGCGCACATTCAGCGCGCTCTGCGCCGGCTCGCTGGAGTCGCCGAGTCGGACATCTCGGCGCAGTTCCCCTTGGAGGGAACGGACCTGCCCTTGTTTGGTTGA